A single genomic interval of Asinibacterium sp. OR53 harbors:
- the murC gene encoding UDP-N-acetylmuramate--L-alanine ligase: MNPLATIQKIYFIGIGGIGMSALARYFHAKGVDVSGYDKTSTPLTRALEDSGIKIHYEERVDLAPKDVDVVVYTPAIPAQHAELVYYKEHGYTVVKRSDVLQWITESSFNICVGGTHGKTTVTTMIAHLLRHSGYGCNAFLGGISANYQTNFWSSERNVVVVEADEYDRSFLKLVPDVAVITAMDPDHLDIYGTAEEVEKAFIQFSQKVKPGGCLVTKYGLKRGADLKAAHHFEYSVDNTAAGVHAADIKVEQGSYRFDVVAENWKLNDVVLHVGGLHNIENVLAAITVAKYLQISDEQIKAAVADFKGVHRRFEYALKSGNHILIDDYAHHPEELRALISGVRSLFGKERLVLVFQPHLFSRTKDLADAFAESLDVADEVILLPIYPARELPMEGVSSELILNKMKLKHKQVLDKEMMKGWMKEHRPGLVVMAGAGDIDAQVLQVKELLLQA, from the coding sequence GTGAACCCACTGGCAACCATACAAAAGATATATTTCATAGGCATCGGCGGTATTGGCATGAGTGCGCTGGCCCGTTATTTCCATGCAAAAGGAGTGGATGTGAGCGGGTACGACAAAACATCCACGCCACTGACACGAGCCCTGGAAGACAGCGGGATAAAGATTCATTACGAAGAGCGGGTAGACCTGGCGCCCAAAGACGTCGATGTAGTAGTGTACACGCCTGCCATTCCTGCGCAGCATGCAGAGCTGGTGTATTACAAAGAACATGGTTACACAGTGGTGAAGCGAAGCGATGTATTGCAATGGATTACCGAAAGTTCTTTCAATATCTGTGTGGGGGGCACGCACGGTAAAACAACCGTTACCACCATGATCGCACACTTGCTGCGCCACTCGGGTTATGGATGTAATGCCTTCCTGGGAGGTATATCGGCTAATTACCAAACCAATTTCTGGAGCAGCGAAAGAAATGTAGTGGTGGTAGAGGCCGATGAATACGACCGCAGCTTTCTGAAACTGGTACCTGATGTAGCGGTGATCACAGCGATGGATCCCGACCATCTCGATATCTATGGTACGGCGGAAGAAGTGGAGAAAGCCTTCATCCAGTTCTCACAGAAAGTAAAACCGGGCGGATGCCTGGTAACCAAATACGGATTGAAGCGGGGCGCCGACCTGAAAGCGGCGCACCATTTTGAATACAGTGTGGATAATACGGCTGCCGGCGTGCATGCGGCAGATATCAAAGTAGAACAAGGCAGTTACCGCTTTGATGTGGTAGCAGAAAACTGGAAACTGAACGATGTGGTATTGCATGTAGGCGGATTGCACAATATTGAAAACGTGCTGGCGGCGATTACCGTAGCGAAATACTTACAGATAAGCGATGAGCAGATCAAAGCGGCAGTGGCCGACTTCAAAGGTGTACACCGGCGCTTTGAGTATGCACTGAAAAGTGGGAACCATATATTAATAGATGACTACGCGCACCACCCGGAAGAACTGCGAGCGCTGATCAGCGGTGTACGGAGTTTGTTTGGAAAAGAGCGGCTGGTACTGGTATTTCAACCTCACCTGTTCAGCAGAACAAAAGACCTGGCCGATGCATTTGCAGAGAGCCTTGATGTGGCCGATGAAGTGATCCTCCTGCCCATTTACCCTGCAAGGGAATTGCCGATGGAGGGAGTGAGCAGTGAATTGATATTGAACAAAATGAAATTGAAACATAAACAGGTGCTCGATAAAGAAATGATGAAAGGATGGATGAAGGAGCACAGGCCCGGACTGGTAGTGATGGCGGGTGCAGGAGATATTGATGCACAGGTGCTGCAAGTAAAAGAATTGCTGTTGCAAGCATGA
- the murG gene encoding undecaprenyldiphospho-muramoylpentapeptide beta-N-acetylglucosaminyltransferase, producing MKRIIIAGGGTGGHIFPAIAIANALKQQAPDTEILFIGAQGKMEMEKVPQAGYAIQGLDIAGFNRSSLIKNISLPYKLVKSFYQVRKIVNAFQPDAAVGVGGYSSFPVLRYAQSKGIPTFIHESNSFAGKSNILLGKNATEIFVASAGMEKFFPAAKLLVTGNPVRKAIIQSAMAREEAIRFFGLDPNKTTVLVVGGSLGARSINEVVASHVTDLLSLDLQMIWQTGKNGAEGYKERGKPFPNVWVDAFITEMDKAYAAADLVVSRAGAMSVAELCVAGKPVIFVPYPHAAEDHQTVNAKYLVNKEAALLVKDEQVRVKLFSTIVQLAKDKQKQHELHERISQFAVTNADEVIATEILKHLK from the coding sequence ATGAAACGAATCATCATAGCCGGTGGCGGCACCGGCGGACATATTTTCCCAGCCATTGCCATTGCCAATGCGTTGAAGCAGCAAGCGCCCGACACGGAAATATTGTTCATAGGTGCGCAGGGTAAGATGGAGATGGAGAAAGTGCCGCAGGCGGGATATGCTATACAGGGACTGGATATAGCAGGATTCAACAGAAGTTCTTTGATCAAAAATATCAGTCTTCCTTATAAACTGGTAAAGAGTTTTTACCAGGTACGGAAGATCGTAAACGCTTTTCAACCAGATGCAGCAGTAGGTGTAGGTGGTTATTCCAGTTTCCCGGTATTGCGTTATGCGCAGTCGAAAGGAATACCCACGTTCATCCATGAGAGCAATTCCTTTGCAGGCAAGAGCAATATCCTGTTAGGAAAGAACGCTACGGAAATATTTGTGGCATCGGCGGGAATGGAAAAGTTTTTTCCGGCAGCTAAGTTATTGGTAACAGGTAACCCGGTTAGAAAAGCCATTATTCAATCTGCTATGGCGCGCGAGGAAGCCATCCGTTTTTTCGGACTCGATCCGAACAAGACCACCGTGCTGGTGGTGGGCGGTAGCCTGGGTGCCCGCAGCATAAACGAAGTAGTGGCTTCGCATGTTACCGATCTGTTGTCATTGGATTTACAAATGATCTGGCAAACCGGTAAGAACGGTGCCGAAGGATACAAAGAGAGAGGCAAACCATTTCCCAATGTATGGGTAGATGCATTCATTACGGAGATGGACAAAGCCTATGCTGCGGCCGACCTGGTGGTATCGAGGGCCGGGGCTATGTCGGTAGCCGAATTGTGTGTGGCAGGCAAGCCGGTGATATTCGTGCCTTATCCGCACGCCGCGGAAGATCACCAGACTGTGAATGCAAAATACCTGGTGAATAAAGAGGCTGCTTTGCTGGTGAAAGATGAACAAGTGCGGGTGAAACTGTTCTCTACCATCGTTCAACTGGCGAAAGACAAACAAAAACAACATGAACTGCACGAGCGCATTAGTCAGTTCGCTGTTACCAATGCAGATGAAGTGATCGCAACCGAAATATTAAAACATTTGAAGTGA
- a CDS encoding FtsW/RodA/SpoVE family cell cycle protein produces the protein MIETKDKLFSQMPSVEGMRNQLVYRTRGDKFIWGIVVLLSLVSILVVYSATGSLAYKMYKGNTSIYLFKQVSFTMIGVLLIYFLHRINYTLFSRVATILFLLSIPLLIYTLFFGAKINDGSRWIKLPIINLTIQTSDLAKLALFMYISRMLSKKQEMIKDFKKGFLPVVTPVLIICALIMPANLSNALLTGATSLLLMFIGRVSIRHILLTIGVALIPVALIVLVAVVTYDGKQKEDNKKTTAAEKVKSFGRFGTWVKRVQDFVYAKDTETPYQVQQAKIAIANGSVLVGLGPGNSRQRNFLPQAYNDFIYSIIIEEYGLLGGAFMIFIYLVFLFRCIRIFRRCPYAFGAFLALGLSFTLVIQAVANMAVNVNIVPVTGVTLPLVSMGGSSFLFTCAAIGIILSVARNVEQQEGKVQEPVVDHLAPVEEGIVDQQGVKK, from the coding sequence ATGATTGAAACAAAAGATAAACTGTTCTCTCAAATGCCTTCGGTGGAAGGCATGCGCAACCAGCTCGTGTACCGCACGAGGGGAGATAAGTTTATCTGGGGCATCGTAGTGCTGTTATCACTGGTTTCCATACTGGTGGTATACAGCGCTACGGGATCGTTGGCCTATAAGATGTATAAAGGGAATACCAGCATTTACCTGTTCAAGCAGGTTTCATTTACCATGATAGGTGTGTTGCTGATCTATTTCCTGCATCGCATCAACTATACGTTGTTCTCGCGTGTGGCTACGATCCTGTTCCTGCTTTCCATCCCCCTGCTGATCTATACATTGTTTTTCGGAGCGAAGATCAACGATGGCAGCCGCTGGATCAAACTGCCCATCATCAACCTTACCATACAGACCAGTGACCTGGCCAAGCTGGCATTGTTTATGTATATATCCAGGATGCTGAGTAAAAAGCAGGAAATGATCAAGGACTTCAAAAAAGGATTCCTTCCGGTGGTAACACCCGTGCTCATCATCTGCGCGCTGATCATGCCGGCGAATCTTTCCAATGCCTTGCTCACCGGCGCTACTTCTTTACTGCTCATGTTCATTGGCAGGGTAAGCATCCGGCATATCCTGCTGACCATCGGCGTAGCGTTGATTCCTGTGGCATTGATTGTATTGGTAGCGGTTGTTACCTACGATGGAAAACAAAAAGAAGACAATAAAAAAACAACGGCGGCAGAGAAAGTAAAATCATTCGGACGATTTGGTACCTGGGTAAAACGTGTGCAGGACTTTGTGTATGCCAAAGACACCGAAACCCCATACCAGGTACAGCAAGCCAAGATCGCTATTGCCAATGGCAGTGTGCTGGTAGGATTGGGCCCTGGTAATAGTCGCCAACGGAATTTCTTGCCACAGGCTTATAACGACTTCATCTATTCCATCATCATAGAAGAATATGGTTTATTGGGCGGGGCGTTCATGATATTCATATACCTGGTATTCCTGTTCAGGTGTATCAGGATATTCAGGCGATGTCCGTATGCGTTTGGCGCTTTCCTGGCACTGGGACTGAGCTTTACCCTTGTGATACAAGCGGTGGCCAATATGGCTGTGAACGTGAACATTGTACCGGTAACCGGTGTAACACTTCCGCTGGTGAGTATGGGAGGTAGTTCGTTCCTGTTCACCTGCGCGGCTATTGGTATTATTTTAAGTGTGGCGAGAAATGTGGAACAACAGGAAGGAAAAGTGCAGGAGCCGGTGGTGGATCATTTGGCGCCGGTGGAAGAAGGAATCGTTGACCAACAAGGAGTAAAAAAATGA
- the murD gene encoding UDP-N-acetylmuramoyl-L-alanine--D-glutamate ligase, with product MNKHRLIILGGGESGVGAALLGKQKGYDVFVSDGGAIKDKYKQELIENNIAFEEGQHTVELVLNASEVMKSPGIPEKNELVKQIRAKGIPVISEIELAYRFKGDSKIIAITGSNGKSTTTALTYHICKTAGLDCAMVGNIGYSFAKQVAEDPKQWYVAEISSFQLDDIKDFRPDVSVLLNITEDHLDRYEYQFENYINSKFRIIQNQTMNDYFIYCADDEVIMNHLTLLTIHTNPLPFSMKHEVKKGGYIKGDQMMLRIQDERVSMSIYDFALKGKHNNYNTMAAGIAATTIGIRKEKIREAVKDFHSLEHRMEFVAMVRGVEFINDSKATNVNSTWYALESMNKPTVLILGGTDKGNDYALLNDLVKDHVKAIVCMGVDNKKIIAAFKDIVPVIIETDSAKKAVNASFKLAAKGDVVLLSPACASFDLFKNYEDRGKQFKDAVKEL from the coding sequence ATGAACAAACACAGACTAATCATATTAGGTGGAGGAGAGAGCGGTGTAGGTGCTGCTTTACTAGGTAAACAAAAAGGATACGACGTGTTTGTGAGCGATGGAGGAGCCATCAAAGACAAATACAAACAAGAGCTCATTGAAAACAATATAGCATTTGAAGAAGGGCAGCATACTGTGGAACTGGTACTGAACGCCAGTGAAGTGATGAAGAGTCCGGGTATTCCTGAAAAAAACGAACTGGTAAAACAGATCAGGGCCAAAGGAATACCGGTGATCAGCGAGATAGAACTGGCGTACCGTTTCAAAGGCGATAGCAAGATCATTGCCATCACGGGCAGCAATGGAAAGAGTACCACTACGGCGCTTACTTATCATATCTGCAAAACAGCGGGTCTCGATTGCGCCATGGTAGGCAATATCGGCTACTCTTTTGCCAAACAAGTGGCAGAAGATCCTAAACAATGGTATGTAGCTGAGATCAGCTCTTTTCAACTGGATGATATCAAAGATTTCCGGCCCGATGTAAGTGTGTTGTTGAATATCACGGAAGACCATCTCGACAGGTATGAATACCAGTTCGAGAATTACATCAACAGTAAGTTTCGGATCATCCAGAACCAGACCATGAACGATTATTTCATTTACTGTGCAGACGATGAAGTGATCATGAACCATTTGACTTTACTAACCATCCATACTAACCCATTACCATTCTCTATGAAACACGAAGTAAAAAAAGGCGGCTACATCAAAGGCGACCAGATGATGCTAAGAATACAGGACGAACGCGTAAGCATGAGCATTTATGACTTTGCGTTAAAAGGTAAACACAATAACTACAATACTATGGCAGCAGGTATTGCCGCAACCACCATTGGTATCCGAAAGGAAAAGATACGCGAAGCCGTGAAGGATTTCCATAGCCTGGAACACCGGATGGAATTCGTGGCCATGGTAAGGGGCGTTGAATTCATCAACGACAGCAAAGCAACCAATGTGAACAGCACCTGGTATGCGCTGGAAAGTATGAACAAACCCACCGTACTGATATTGGGCGGTACGGACAAGGGAAACGATTACGCTTTACTGAACGACCTGGTAAAGGATCACGTAAAAGCGATCGTATGTATGGGGGTTGATAACAAAAAGATCATAGCCGCTTTTAAAGATATTGTTCCGGTGATCATTGAAACCGATAGTGCCAAGAAAGCGGTGAACGCTTCTTTCAAACTGGCTGCAAAAGGTGATGTGGTATTGTTGAGTCCGGCCTGCGCCAGCTTCGACCTGTTCAAAAATTATGAAGACAGAGGTAAGCAGTTTAAAGATGCTGTAAAAGAACTATAA
- the mraY gene encoding phospho-N-acetylmuramoyl-pentapeptide-transferase → MLYQLFTWLKQTFNVPGAGMFQFLTFRIAMAILLSLLIATVYGKRVILFLQRKQIGESVRDLGLEGQTQKKGTPTMGGIIILLSILVPTLLFANLDKVYIRLMVLCTVWLGVIGFLDDHFKIRARKAAQAKGETYKKKDSDGLAGVSKIIGQIGLGIIISTTLYFSNAVTVEREVIGNVFVKDSVLHRGEHFAKDSNIVVKKIDGVERKFVRVKTPITTIPFVKNHEFNYSRLLTWIGEGAEKYTWIIYTIIITLIITAVSNGANLTDGLDGLAAGTSAIIGAGIGLFVYLSGNYKFADYLNIMYIPNLGELSIFVGAFVGACIGFLWYNAYPAQVFMGDTGSLALGGIIASLAVIVRKEWLIPIFCGVFLVENLSVIIQVSYFKYTKKKYGEGRRVFLMSPLHHHYQKKGFHENKIVLRFWIVTVLLMIASIVTLKIR, encoded by the coding sequence ATGCTGTACCAATTATTCACCTGGCTGAAACAAACATTCAACGTTCCCGGAGCGGGGATGTTCCAGTTCCTTACGTTCAGGATTGCGATGGCCATTTTGTTGTCGCTGTTGATTGCTACGGTATATGGTAAACGAGTTATTCTATTCCTGCAACGAAAACAGATTGGCGAGAGTGTGCGTGACCTGGGACTGGAAGGACAGACACAGAAAAAAGGAACACCCACCATGGGGGGCATCATCATATTGCTGAGCATCCTGGTGCCTACACTTTTGTTCGCCAACCTCGATAAAGTGTACATACGCCTGATGGTATTGTGTACGGTATGGCTGGGTGTGATCGGTTTCCTGGATGACCACTTCAAAATACGCGCACGCAAAGCGGCACAGGCCAAGGGCGAAACCTATAAAAAGAAAGACAGCGACGGACTGGCCGGTGTTTCCAAGATCATCGGGCAGATCGGTCTGGGTATCATCATCAGCACTACCCTTTACTTCAGTAATGCGGTTACGGTAGAGCGGGAAGTGATTGGGAATGTCTTTGTGAAAGACAGCGTGCTGCACAGGGGGGAACATTTTGCCAAAGACTCCAACATTGTAGTGAAGAAGATAGATGGGGTGGAAAGAAAATTCGTTCGAGTGAAAACGCCCATCACTACCATTCCTTTTGTAAAGAACCACGAGTTCAACTACAGCAGGCTGCTCACCTGGATAGGTGAAGGCGCGGAGAAATACACATGGATCATTTATACCATCATCATCACGCTGATCATTACGGCAGTGAGTAACGGCGCTAACCTTACGGATGGACTTGATGGACTCGCCGCGGGCACCAGCGCCATCATTGGTGCGGGCATCGGTTTGTTCGTGTATTTGAGTGGTAACTATAAGTTCGCCGATTACCTCAACATCATGTACATACCTAACCTGGGTGAGCTGTCCATATTCGTGGGCGCTTTTGTAGGTGCGTGCATCGGGTTTCTCTGGTACAACGCCTATCCCGCGCAGGTGTTCATGGGTGATACGGGCAGCCTGGCATTGGGAGGTATCATCGCATCACTGGCGGTGATCGTGCGGAAAGAATGGCTGATACCCATTTTCTGCGGTGTGTTCCTGGTAGAGAACCTGAGCGTGATCATACAGGTTTCTTATTTCAAATACACGAAGAAGAAATACGGGGAAGGCAGGCGGGTGTTCCTGATGAGTCCGCTCCATCACCATTACCAGAAAAAAGGGTTTCATGAAAATAAGATCGTGCTGCGGTTTTGGATTGTAACGGTATTGCTGATGATTGCCTCGATTGTGACGTTGAAAATTAGATAG
- a CDS encoding UDP-N-acetylmuramoyl-L-alanyl-D-glutamate--2,6-diaminopimelate ligase: protein MAKLQDILYKVHLTQVHGSTAVEVKDIQIDSRHVSAGSVFVAIRGAASDGHRFIYNAVEAGAVAIVCEEMPEVMSDGVTYLQTSNTHESVAYMAHQFYGEPSLKMKLVGVTGTNGKTTIATLLFKLFTQLGYTCGLVSTVQNQIGDKIIPATHTTPDAVSLNALLKQMHDEGCTHVFMECSSHAIHQHRITGLQFTGALFSNITHDHLDYHKTFDEYIRVKKSFFDHLPATAFAVSNADDKRGEVMLQNTHAKKYFYSLKTLSAFKGKILENALTGLVMLVNDQEVHFRLIGEFNAYNLLAVYGAAMCLGEDKEKVLVKLSMLTGAEGRFDYIISGGLIIGIVDYAHTPDALENVLTTIRKLRKGHEQIITVVGCGGDRDKTKRPVMAQSACDLSDKVIFTSDNPRTEDASQILRDMEEGLSSAAKRKYISIVDRKEAIKTAVSFANEDDIILVAGKGHEKYQDIGGVKHPFDDKQVLQEMFELLNK from the coding sequence ATGGCAAAACTGCAAGACATATTGTATAAAGTGCACCTGACCCAGGTGCATGGTAGCACGGCAGTTGAAGTGAAAGACATACAGATCGACTCGCGCCATGTAAGTGCAGGCTCTGTGTTCGTAGCCATCCGCGGCGCCGCGTCTGACGGACACCGCTTTATTTACAACGCGGTGGAAGCAGGAGCTGTTGCTATTGTATGCGAAGAGATGCCGGAAGTGATGTCAGACGGCGTGACGTACCTGCAAACCAGCAACACGCATGAATCGGTGGCTTATATGGCGCACCAGTTCTATGGGGAGCCATCGCTGAAAATGAAGCTGGTGGGGGTTACCGGTACGAATGGCAAAACAACCATCGCCACCCTGTTGTTCAAATTGTTTACACAGCTGGGATACACTTGCGGGTTGGTAAGCACGGTGCAAAACCAGATCGGCGACAAGATCATCCCCGCAACACATACCACACCCGATGCGGTGAGCCTGAATGCTTTGCTCAAACAGATGCACGACGAAGGATGTACGCATGTATTTATGGAGTGCAGCAGCCACGCCATCCACCAGCATCGCATTACCGGGCTGCAGTTTACCGGGGCCTTGTTCAGCAATATCACACACGACCACCTCGATTACCATAAAACATTCGATGAATACATACGTGTGAAGAAAAGTTTCTTCGATCATTTACCGGCTACCGCTTTCGCCGTTTCAAACGCCGATGATAAGCGGGGGGAAGTGATGCTGCAGAACACACACGCTAAAAAATATTTCTACAGCCTGAAAACGCTTTCTGCCTTCAAAGGAAAAATACTGGAGAATGCGCTGACCGGACTGGTGATGCTGGTGAATGACCAGGAAGTGCATTTCAGGCTGATTGGTGAGTTCAACGCATACAACCTGCTGGCAGTATACGGCGCGGCGATGTGTTTGGGAGAAGACAAGGAGAAAGTGCTGGTGAAGCTGAGTATGCTCACCGGGGCGGAAGGCCGGTTCGATTATATCATCAGCGGCGGGCTGATCATTGGTATTGTTGACTATGCACATACGCCCGATGCATTGGAAAATGTATTGACCACCATACGCAAACTGCGCAAAGGACACGAACAGATCATTACGGTAGTAGGTTGTGGTGGCGACAGGGATAAGACCAAGCGGCCGGTGATGGCGCAGTCTGCCTGTGACCTGAGCGACAAAGTGATCTTCACCAGCGACAACCCCCGCACAGAAGACGCTTCACAGATATTGAGGGATATGGAAGAGGGGTTGTCGAGTGCAGCGAAAAGAAAATACATCTCCATAGTGGATAGAAAAGAAGCGATCAAAACGGCGGTGAGTTTTGCGAATGAAGATGATATCATACTGGTGGCAGGAAAAGGACATGAGAAGTACCAGGACATCGGCGGCGTGAAACATCCGTTTGATGATAAACAAGTGTTACAAGAAATGTTCGAACTGTTGAATAAATAA
- a CDS encoding penicillin-binding protein: protein MEVKRDILWRVYLSYILVVVVCVAVFAKAVYIQQVQGKYWRSMSDSLHQKIVEIDAERGTIYSEDGQMLSTSIPQFDIYMDFRVAALREKNGQRFRENIDSLSYCLSNLFGDMSAGEYKQLLKQGYRESSAYFPLKKKISFRQYQTLRSFPLFRQGKYKSGMIASERTIRLNPYQMLAFRTIGLARDSNKVGLEMTYDSVLKGRNGKQLVRSIAGGVNVPVNDNYEVEPETGKDIVSTIDVFIQEVAENALMRMLIKNEAEHGCAIVMETKTGKIKAIANLGKRSDGSYWEDFNYAITPSEPGSTFKLATLMALLEDRKVSLNQMVNLEQGSWKVAGQTVFDSEEHPPGEVTVKRAFELSSNVGMAKLTLAGFGSAPGQFIRHLKRMRVDTITGIDLAGEKRPVIYKPGSRYWGPTTLPWMAFGYNLSVSPLQTLVLYNAVANGGKMMKPYLVSAIKEEGLLLRSVEPVVVEEKICSDQTLQELKSCLEGVCTAGTAAGVFKNTPYAVAGKTGTALMADNNRGYADQIYQSSFAGYFPADDPQFTCVVVIKNKPHALFHHGASVAAPVFKEIADRLYSSYVRQPVKKESEWKKNDSSSFNYTGLKQEMACVARTLKIPYKDTPESVNEWVDFGGKPMGAVMQPKTVDEKLMPQLKGMGLKDVVYLCENMGLKIKANGRGKVTTQSIAAGQMIAKGQLVTIELN, encoded by the coding sequence ATGGAAGTAAAACGCGACATACTATGGAGAGTCTACCTCAGTTATATACTGGTGGTAGTGGTATGTGTTGCAGTGTTTGCCAAAGCGGTGTACATCCAACAGGTGCAGGGAAAATACTGGCGCAGCATGAGCGACAGTCTGCACCAGAAAATAGTGGAGATAGATGCGGAGCGCGGAACCATTTATAGTGAAGACGGTCAGATGCTGAGCACCAGCATTCCGCAATTCGACATCTACATGGATTTCAGGGTGGCGGCCCTTCGCGAAAAGAACGGTCAGCGTTTTCGCGAGAATATAGACTCTTTGAGTTATTGTTTATCCAATCTCTTCGGAGATATGTCGGCCGGTGAATACAAGCAATTGCTTAAGCAAGGTTATCGCGAGAGCAGCGCTTATTTCCCCCTGAAGAAAAAAATATCCTTCAGGCAATACCAGACCCTGCGCAGTTTTCCGCTGTTCAGACAGGGCAAATACAAGAGCGGGATGATTGCCAGTGAACGCACCATACGACTCAACCCATACCAGATGCTGGCGTTCAGAACGATCGGCCTGGCGCGTGACTCGAATAAGGTAGGATTGGAAATGACTTACGACAGCGTGCTCAAAGGAAGGAATGGCAAGCAGCTGGTGCGCTCCATAGCAGGAGGCGTGAATGTGCCGGTGAATGATAACTATGAAGTAGAGCCTGAAACCGGCAAGGACATTGTAAGCACGATAGATGTTTTCATACAGGAAGTGGCGGAGAATGCATTGATGCGGATGTTGATAAAGAATGAAGCGGAACATGGTTGCGCTATTGTGATGGAAACGAAAACAGGCAAGATCAAAGCCATTGCCAATCTGGGCAAGCGCAGTGATGGTAGTTATTGGGAAGATTTCAATTATGCCATCACGCCTTCGGAGCCCGGATCAACTTTTAAGCTGGCCACGCTGATGGCTTTACTGGAAGACAGAAAAGTTTCTTTGAATCAAATGGTGAACCTCGAGCAGGGGAGCTGGAAAGTAGCAGGTCAAACAGTGTTCGACAGCGAAGAGCATCCGCCGGGAGAAGTAACGGTGAAGCGCGCCTTTGAACTCAGTTCGAATGTAGGTATGGCAAAACTTACCCTTGCAGGTTTTGGATCTGCGCCCGGTCAGTTCATCCGCCACCTGAAAAGAATGCGTGTTGATACCATTACAGGTATTGACTTGGCGGGTGAAAAAAGACCGGTGATCTACAAACCCGGCAGCAGGTACTGGGGGCCTACTACATTACCCTGGATGGCTTTCGGTTATAACCTGTCGGTAAGTCCGCTCCAAACCCTGGTGTTGTACAACGCAGTCGCCAACGGTGGTAAAATGATGAAGCCTTATCTCGTAAGCGCCATCAAAGAAGAAGGCTTATTGCTGCGCAGTGTTGAACCGGTGGTAGTGGAAGAAAAGATATGCAGCGATCAAACCCTGCAGGAACTGAAATCCTGTCTCGAAGGCGTTTGCACAGCGGGAACGGCGGCGGGCGTTTTCAAGAACACACCTTATGCAGTGGCCGGTAAAACAGGTACAGCGCTGATGGCGGATAACAACAGGGGGTATGCAGATCAGATATACCAGTCATCCTTTGCAGGTTATTTCCCTGCCGATGACCCGCAGTTTACCTGCGTAGTAGTGATCAAGAACAAGCCGCATGCATTGTTTCACCATGGCGCTTCTGTAGCGGCGCCGGTGTTCAAAGAGATAGCGGACAGGTTGTACAGCAGTTATGTGCGGCAGCCTGTGAAGAAAGAAAGTGAATGGAAGAAAAATGACAGCAGCAGCTTTAATTATACTGGTTTGAAACAAGAGATGGCCTGTGTGGCGAGAACCTTGAAGATACCATATAAAGATACTCCCGAGAGCGTGAACGAGTGGGTTGATTTCGGTGGCAAGCCTATGGGGGCGGTGATGCAACCCAAAACCGTTGACGAAAAATTGATGCCGCAGTTGAAAGGGATGGGACTGAAAGATGTGGTATACCTCTGCGAGAACATGGGTTTGAAAATAAAAGCGAATGGAAGAGGGAAAGTAACTACCCAATCCATTGCAGCCGGACAAATGATCGCAAAAGGGCAACTGGTAACAATAGAACTGAATTAA
- a CDS encoding FtsL-like putative cell division protein, with product MEKTNNTTNKNPLKGLLNYQWITKNIPFFLFLSVLAVAYIANGHLADRTMRKITSTTSELKELQYEYKTIKSEVMYRSEEEQVVKAAEPLGLKVVREMPQRLKAEK from the coding sequence ATGGAAAAAACGAACAATACCACCAACAAGAACCCGCTGAAAGGGTTATTGAATTACCAGTGGATCACGAAGAATATTCCCTTCTTCCTGTTCTTGTCGGTATTGGCTGTAGCATACATCGCAAACGGTCACCTGGCAGACAGAACCATGCGCAAGATCACCAGCACCACGAGTGAACTGAAAGAATTGCAATACGAATACAAAACGATCAAGAGTGAAGTGATGTACAGAAGTGAGGAAGAACAAGTAGTGAAAGCGGCCGAGCCGTTGGGGTTGAAAGTAGTGAGGGAAATGCCGCAACGTCTTAAGGCGGAAAAGTAA